One Rosa chinensis cultivar Old Blush chromosome 5, RchiOBHm-V2, whole genome shotgun sequence genomic region harbors:
- the LOC112164011 gene encoding pectin acetylesterase 10-like yields MKFLWVGIVVVLVFTKWANGFEEHSFNETELSWLEGYGESKAAVTGVMVGLTLIPGAGAKGAVCLDGTLPGYHLHCGYGSGANSWLIQLEGGGWCNTIRNCVYRKTTRRGSSKFMEKQLLFTGILSNKAEENPGSFLELNFKLAHTEIFLSCVLGLFVDLAVLQLSYHMVML; encoded by the exons ATGAAGTTTTTGTGGGTTGGCATTGTTGTAGTGCTAGTTTTCACCAAATGGGCTAATGGGTTTGAGGAGCATAGTTTTAATGAAACAGAGCTGTCCTGGTTGGAGGGCTATGGAGAATCCAAGGCTGCTGTAACTGGGGTGATGGTAGGACTAACCCTTATTCCAGGAGCTGGTGCCAAAGGAGCAG TCTGCCTCGATGGAACCTTACCCGGGTATCATTTGCATTGTGGGTACGGGTCAGGAGCAAATAGCTGGCTTATTCAATTGGAG GGGGGAGGATGGTGTAACACCATTAGAAATTGTGTTTACCGCAAAACAACAAGGCGGGGATCATCAAAATTTATGGAAAAACAGTTGCTATTTACCGGAATACTAAGCAATAAAGCTGAAGAAAATCCAGGTTCATTCCTCGAACTAAATTTTAAATTGGCACACACTGAAATCTTCTTATCCTGCGTGCTTGGGCTATTTGTGGATTTAGCTGTCTTACAGTTATCTTATCATATGGTGATGCTTTAA